TCTGGTGGCAGTATCTCCGGTGTTAGGTTGTTTGGGAGTCATAAAGGGCTGAGTCACTACCGTTAGGACGATGATTTGACTTTGCTCGTTTAGTTTGGGCGAGTCTCTGCCTCGTGAGGAATATTAGTGCTCTCGCCTACTGCTTATAGCTTTATATAATACCAGGTAGATAGATGGTCGACTCATAACTActatatatttttataaagTACATGTAAGTTCAGTTAGACCCAATCAACCTAGATTTACATATACTACGTCGAGCCCCCGAGTCTTTAGCACCGGATGTGATAGAGATGGCCATTACGACGGCACGGGGTTGCCAACATATCTAATCCAGCATACAAAGTTATAAGCCATTACTAAACTTACCGAGGCGAAATTCAAGACAGAGACAGCCGTCTGTCTATATTCACGTGTAATTTCACATCTGCGATAGCCTAGCCTGGTTTACATTATGCCCCAAGAGGGAGTCAAGATACTCCTCTCTTAACTTAAAGATAGTAAGAAAGTTCCTTATCTAACTCGACACTCTACAACCGTGACCACGCTTCCGACTTTCTTTTCAGGTCATTTTAACCGTCTTTGAAGGTCCATCAACCATGTTTAAGGCCTTCTACTTATCCTCTAAGGCCAtttaactatctttgaaAGCCTCTCAATCACTCTTAAACGCCTATATCAAGTATTCAAGGCCttttaactatctttaaGGCCTCTGAACCATATGTAAACGTCTCTTGACTATCCTTCATAGGCCCCCAACTATCCTAGAAGGCCTGCTAGCTATCTTTAAGGGGCTCTTGACTGTCTTCGAAGGCATCCTAACTATCCTTAAAGGACTCTTGACTATACTTGAAGGATGTTAATTCTGTCTGCGGCATGGGCCTATGAGGTAACATTGTAATGTGTTGGGAAATGAAGTCGAGGCTAGCATTGAAGCCCAAGTCATAGTAAGATGACTTAGGTGGCTAGAAGTTATTATCTTCAGTAACTATTCACGCCTGCAACAAATCTTCAATGGCGATGATTTGGTTAACTTCTCTCTATTATCTATCCATAGCGTGAGACCCTCCACCCATAACTCAGAAACACATTCTAGGTCATCAAATCACGCTTCATAATAATGCAAGGGAGCTTATCAGCCTGTATCAATAAGTATTTAATATTGCATTGCATACATTTACCCCAACTTCTCTACACAATTATCCCCATCCCTGCTACCCCATCTTCTTGACTCCCGTCCCTTCTCACTCCATAATAACCAAATGCTTGCTTGCTCCCAAAATTAACAACAAATGCAAATGCCCCCAAAAACAGAACCGTCCCGTCTAAATCTAAATCTAAAGCTCGTCCAtatcctcgtcctcatcttcatccccatctccctcttccatctCAGGCAGCTCCTCATACGGCAAGGTGTACTCTCCCAGCAACTCAAAATCCACCTCCCGCTCCAACTCCCGCTTGGTATGCTCAGGCAAAGAGTCCAAGTTAAGAACATCCCTGCTCATATTCCGAAGATGCACCTCTCCAAGCCCCGGCTGCTCCCTGATCGGCTTCAGGGACAGGTGGTGTATCCTAGATGAGCTCCCACGGGATGTCgccttctcttcttgttgattGCAGAGCCATTGTCCCAACAACGGCGCGTTGGGGTCGCCATTCAAATGTGCCTCAGCGCAGAACAACCCCGTGGACGAGTAGTTTGGGCCTTGCACCGCCCCAATAGTACGCTTAGGGTGCATAATTAGCTGTCCCGACGCCAGATAAGCCCTGGCGATTGCCCAGGGCGTCTCAACCTCGGGCGGCGGGAGCGCCCGACCTTCGGCATCCTGAGCCGGGGGCTCGGGCTCTGGGTGAGGAATTATTTGATGCGGGCGTTCAACTTCCCGCATCATGCCGTTGGGCAGTTTGATTTTGTCTTTCGGTTTCGGGTTATCGTCCTCCTCGTAGACTGATAGGACAAACACTCGACCACTTGCGTCGCCAACGACCAGTCTTGACTTGTCTGGAGAAAATACGCCGCAAGCTATAGGCGCTGGTGCTTCAAGCAGTATTCTCACAAGTGGTTTATCGAAAGACCTTATGTCCCACACTTTGACCACACCATCCGACGAGCCGGTGTAGAAGCGGTCAGGTGAAGTGCCCCAAGCCGTGAACTTCACGCCCACATCGTATTTCTCCCGATCACCCTCACACTCATCGATTGGCTGGCCATGCTCTAGTAAGTGAACGAGACCACGGCCGGGAGCAGTATCCCAAACGTACACCTTGCCGTTGGTGCACCCAGCGGTGACGTAACAATAGGCTGGGCTATTTGGCATAATCGTCAGCTCATTGATATCCAGAGCCGGGCAGTCCAGCACCTTGATAGCTGAGAATTGGGCGGTCCCATCTTCAGCGGGATCGGTGGGCCGAAAAATTCGAATTTGTGTCTTCGTCTTGGGCTCCAGATCCAAGCCCGAGGGCGACGTGGCTGCAATGAAAGATGCTTGGTTTGGATGCCATAGCACCTCAAAGACGTTGGACTTCTCCGCTGATAAGATGTTGAGCCTTTTGCCCGTAAGGCCATCCCACAAACAAAGCTCGCCCGAGTTTTTCCGGTCCTCGGGGATGTCGAGGTCATCTCCGGTTCGACTACGCGGAGAATACCCAACCAGGAGCAAATGCTGAACCTCCTCGCAAATACCCCATTGCATAGTTGCCGGATAGTATGCCCATTTTTCCGTCGGTACTAAGTTTCCTCTCTCGTCCGTAACGCGGGAGCAATAAAGCCTACCAAAAGGGCTTCCAGAGATATCCTCCTCGTTGATCTTGTACACTCTCACTGCACCCGCAGCAACATCCGCAGCAGTCGCCACCATGCCGGAGCTGTGCTTGGAGGCAATGACAAAATTCACGTTGCCTTCATGCTTCCACTCCCCTAACAGACTCATCGAAGCGCCTGATGGTTCCGCCCTCCAGACTTTCACACAACAATCAAAACCAGAAGTGTAAGCCCTGTTATGAATGGCGTCGTATGCAGAAGACACCACGGAAGAGTAGAGCCAAGGATCTTGGCTCTGTCTCATAGCATCTGTTGAATTCTCGCCCCTCTCAACGATCGGCCGGACAATTCGATGGTCGGGATAGGCTCTGATAGTCTTCAAGCTACAAGAGCCCAGGACCAAGTTGCCGGGTTTGTTGTACTGCTGGTTGTGGGAGTCAGAGTGTTCGGTTGTCCCACAGATGAAGCCATCATCTGATATCCAGACAATCGTGATGATATCCCCGGCACCGCCTGCCCACTCGGCTCGAAGAGCCAGCTCATCTTCGCGGCATTTTCGAATTTCGTTGTCCAAGTTCTGTGGCCTTCTCATCGACCCATAACCACGAGACCCCACGATTTCCCTGGCAAATAGCAGGGACGAAATCTTGCTTTCCCGCAAAAACTTCCCTTGTCGATTAGCCTCGTCCTTGCGCAGGATGATCGACGCAGGGCGGTCGTTGAGTTGTCTGTTTTTGAGATCCTTTAGAAAGTTTTCGAGATCCTCCTTTTCCCTGCCTGGAAACAGCATCCTTCGATTAGGGTCAGCTTCCCATGCGCCTAGAACGCTCGACAAAGTATCCGGAAGTTTTTTATTCTTCAAGAGCTTTGCTAGATGAGAATGGCcgtccctttttttctttttgaatTCGGCAGGAAAGACTCTTGAAGCAAGGTCGTTCAGCGATTGGATTTCTGATGCGGTGAGGTCCACATGCAATATGACCGGATCAGTTGGGCTCGAAAGTAAATCGTCAAAATAGCTGTGGGCATAACTGACAGCAAATGCCCGGTCTTTGAAGTAAAGGTAGGGCCGCCGCTGCGTTAACTGGATGGGTGGCACGCTGGCAGCATGACGCCAGACTGGCGCAAATACCCTCCTTTGAGTCAAAGACGGCGCGGCAGATTTCTGCGGAGCCGGCCCAGCTTCGTCGCCCGAATCATCATCAATAACAATGGCCTCCTCTATTGAGCGACCGGTCGCCTGCACCCTCGCcggtgggaggtgaggaataCGCGGAGGCGGGATGGGAGACGTCGGAATCAGGGCAGCCTGTCTCACGCTCGCCTTCGCTGGGTTTCGTACTTGGTCTGGCTTTTCGATGTTTGGGAGAATATTCGGAGGTATTCTGGGCCGAGAaattgaggatgatgaatgTATAGGACCGGGGGAGATCCTCGCAAACTTCTTCGGTATGGACGTCTCGAGCGAGGTGTTCTGAGAATTCTACAGACACAAGTTAGCTCAAATTGTCACTGCCTGGTagctgtgggggaggggaggggtacAGGGCAACCAAGCAGGTTTTGGGAGGTCAAGAGGAGGATAAGCTAGGGCGCGCGGTGTGTAAGAGAAAGCTCGGTACAAAGGTATTTAGGACAGGGTGCCACAAGTGATGGAAATGTATATATAGCAAGAACGCATGGTGGCACCTACTTCTCGGCCAAGCTGAGGAGTTTTGTCTCCATGCTCTCGGAGAGTATCAAGACACTTGAAAATACGAGGGAAAACCTGCTTCGTCGGGCACCTATTCAGCGCATCTTCTCTGTCGGTTTGTTCTCGTTCCAGGCGTGGTCGTTTGGCGGGGGGCTCGCCGTTGGAGGACGCCAGCCCGTTGCTCGGCGTCGCATTATTTGGAGAGATATCCGGCCTAAAAGAAGTTGTTAATAGTAAACCACTTCGACCAGGCACTGGAAGCGCAGTGCTCTGGAATGGGAAGCGTGTGGGAGAAGTGTTCGATGTCACTGTCGAGCTCATGGAACCTCGAGTAGCGGTGGAAGACGCGTTGAGAAGCGCGTATCCCAAAAACGCCCAAAAATCGTAAAAAAGTCGATTAAAAGTACAGACCCATCTAGAATCATACAAAATAATAAACCGGTAGAAATACAAGCTTgaaaaaaggaaaatacATACCAGTTCATGTTGCTCGCTTTGCTTGTTCGTTAGTTGTTGTTTTAGGCCTGTTACAGAAGCCTGCTAAGTAACAACCGCCAAAAAATAACCTGCCAAATAGATACTCCTAAAGTTACGTAATAAAATTGGACTAAATAAATCCGTTTAactttttactttaaaaCTACTGCTATTTTCTACTAATATTTTAAATTCAATCTATAATTAGAAGtatttatagttattagGTCAAATTTAATTGTTTTctttatataaatattagCGTAAAATATCGTCATTATAATTCCTTTACAAAATATATATCTCGAATCATGAAAGTGTGACGAACTTCTATCCAAAACCTCTGACAAAAATACtagttgaaggcacttctgaacaatcttggctcggtacagctaaacagtgtacaacaaatAGCTTGTCTCATTCACAACAGTCtagataccaacgattgtgacttgtattgcatactgcggaactgtctatctacaccagccagttcctccgtatatataaacctagggaccgtggaccgttgacttcccgacggtcctcggtcctcTCTTTATTGGCCGATactggaccgtggaccgtgagccccgcaGTAGTCCCCGGTTCTAATCCCATTGGTCCATCCTGTCCACCTGGATCGTGAGCCCCGCTCAATCGCCCGGTCCAGTCCTGATTGGTTCCTTGCGTCCCCACCGTCTCCCAAAACCGTGACAGAAGGCTCTCTATATTAATTCTGCATCAAAACATGTCTTTCTACATCTTTCCAGTACGGTATATCATATGGTGCTGAAcgggatggtgctgaacgggatggtgctgaacgggatggtgctgaacgggatggtgctgaacgggatggtgctgaacgggatggtgctgaacgggatggtgctgaacGAGATGGTGCTAAACAACCGATTTCCAGAGCTCTAGCTCTGAGAGTGTATCTAGCTACATGTCAGGCATAAAAGATAAAAAGCCCAGCGAGGCTTTCAAGAAAAAAGCTTTATTTTACGCTGCTTAAATAAGAACGGTACCTGAAATCCCGCACATTTATACCTACTACTATACAGTGtctttgccttttttttccttttcatGTAGCTTCACATTTTCAAAACCCATTAGATGATCGGGATATGCATCTGATACTGGCCAGAAAGAGGTAGCTTGTATTACACAACCTTCAGCAACCTTCTACCAATGTGCAACATTGATGCGCCGCGCAGCACAGTCTCTATAGCAGCTCCGTGGAATGATGCTCCAAGTCATGTGACAGCGCGTCAGCTACTTAATACGCTCTAGCTTTAAGCACTGAAAGCTTGTTAAGGGCCTGTACAAAATAATCAAACAACAGCATAATACAAGATTAAGTATGCAATCCTCTTACTGATGACAATGTGTGTAACCATAACTTACAAACTAATCCTTCAAGTTTATGCATGATGGTTCTATAACTTTCTCATTTGTAAAACTCCCCTCAAGGATCCCTTAAGGAACTCACAATACGGATAGAGGCTCTGATGATATAAATACACCAACGCCTCGAGTCAAAGTCCGCCGACCATGGATGCATTATAGTTGGCAACGCGCCTTACAATTATAGTGTGTTGATTGTGTATCTAAGTGGGGAACTTATCATCCAAAAATCTGGTTAGTTTTTATCCTGTCACAGTCGGTGGTTCTTGTCCGTTTCTCTTCCCCTACTTGTTTCcattcttctctcttctttcttccgTATCGTGTTTTTCGCAGACAGCTATTACCTATTCACCGGACCAACAACCTTGATTCGTGATGTCTGCTCGTTGCCCCCGCCCCACCCCCCATAGAGTATTTGAGCATGCAGGCTAACGAAGAGAGTACGGAGCTGTTTGCCTACCAAAGATCTAGTCGAAAACCCCAATGGAAACACAGCCGCGAGAATTACCATGATCGTTGGTCTGTTCCTTCCCTTCTCAAGAACCGGACAGCGCCAAACGACCGTGTCAAAATCCACAAGAATCGAAGGCATACAGAATGCACAAAACCTGGAGGCGTCGGGTTCATCAATGCTGCGTTGCAAAGCTACCTGGAGAACCCCTTCTACATGCTCCCTGACACTGTGATCTTCAGAATTATCAAGTTGTTAGACATAGTCAGCCTTGAGTGTCTTCGCCGGGCCGGTCGGTTATTTCTTCAATTATTCGAGAAATGCTACTTTTTACCAGCGAATTACATATCGGTGAATTATCCATGGGCCAGGTTTCGCCGATATCTCACATCTCAACAACGGACTACTCTCACGTTCTTGTTAGCGAGAGACTTATACTGTACTGATTGCTATGCCACAGAGCTCGCTAGGAATTGGGCCCAGAGAGTTCACTATTTGACCAAGGTGTACTTGCACTGCTCGGACTGCAAGTTCGACCACCCAGTATGCCTGTTCCTCCCATCTGAGCGCTCCAAGGGCAGAGGCAGCCGTCTCTGTGTTGGGCACAGGGGTTTTATCCGATTGTGCTCGCACACGGTTTTCCGATGGTCTGATGTCCAAAGGGTGTCGTCTACCAGGTTCTCATGGGAAAGGCTCAAGTGCAAGGGGGTGAATGACGAGACGGTGGTAATGTGTCGCGACAAAGACCACATGCAATCatgccaacagcaaccaaaTGGATGGTCGTTTCCGTTTTTGTGTTTTGTAAAAAGTTGGCAGGAAGGTACATTTCCTCTGCACCCCCGTGTACACATACGCAAGAGGCAAGGCATATCCAATCACGCAAGGACCGAGATACGCCAGAAGCTTATACTGTACATATTTTGGATGGCACACGTCGACCTGAGCCCCAATAATTACAGCCTCACGCCCGAAATGTTGGACGAGAACCTTGCTAAACTCCGAGAGCTGCAAGCATGCAGAGAAGACTTTGTCAAACAAGCGCACGTCATGACCGTGTGTATATCGAAACCGGGCACCGAGGATACAGCTCCGTTCTGCATGGATCGAACAATAGCTCTACCATGGTAGATCCTAGCATGATATTTGACCTGGAAATTCCACAATGCCTAGATTGTTAATCGGTACCTAATATTGATATTATaagccgtggtggtgggctgtgTCTACAGATCAAATTTACACGAATCGTGGACCTGGCATCGGGACCAGATGACAGCGTCGCTAAGATGAACAGGGCTTGGTTTCAGGCCCTTGACCCTCATTCTTTTTGGGACGATGTCAAGAAGGGTGATGATAGCCAGAATCAGGATTATGATGATGACAGTGACACCCAAAACTACGCGGACGGGTATGACGATGGGTATGGGGTATCTTGGGGTAAGAAGACAATGCCAATGCCACTGCCTCTCAGTTTTATGTTTGAGAGATTCGTTTAAACCGCTTTATAACCAAAATGCACATAAAGTACGTCTTGTATAAAGGGGGTGACAgacgggggatggggagaagaggtggtAACAGAAAGGACTGTCTAAGCTTGGTATTGGTTTCCATGGCAACGCAAAGGGGCTATCGTGCAGGGACTCAATCAGGGGTTAGGGCTGTGCGCGGAGTACAGAAATTCCCATTATGGCCGTTCTGAGTGCTGAACCATTTCCCGGATGCTTTAAAGTAAAGTTGGATATCTTGGAAGATAGGAGGTAAATAGTGTGGTCTATAGCCAGTACATTTCTTCTACTAGCTGTTACTGAAAACGTCAGCCCGTTGCCAGTGTCGATACCTCATGTATTGCGCTTGCTAGTTTGCTTCTTTCCTCAGGCGCCTGCTTCCTGCCCTGGATTATTAGCGGCAACGCAACGGCTTGTCTTCTAGCCCATGTGCAGGCAATATTCTCCGGCTTTACTTCACTGTCGCGCCTCCACTTACTATCCTCCTAGTAGAATTGAAAAAGGAACCTTGGCGGTGCCTGCCATATAAGACTTGACCAGCACTACAGGCAAACCTGAAAGATTCTGCGCCTTTCTCCCGCCTTCCATTCGAAGCACTAGGTATCCAGCACAAAGCCGAATAGCCTGATTCTATCGACGTTTAGCCCCCTGTCAACAGCGGGTTCTCGGGTTCATGCTGAAAACAAATCCAAAATAAAGCCCATTCATATCACTTAACCTAGTCAAAAGATAGTCAACAGGCcttcaccaactccctcagcacctcccccaccgcctcctcaccatcctctccgccgtcatctccatcactttcctcaccatctccttcacTATTTCCTTCACTCATATCACCCCTCCactccatcttcatcccGGCCCCATTGGTGGGTACGGTCTGGTTGGCcattgtgatggtggtgtggttggtcttggtgtAGTGCTCGGATTTGTGGCAATGGCGGGAAAGATGGGGTGCTGATAGAGGTAATATCAGCTAACGGTTTTAGTGACGGTGATAGATAAAAAGTCTCTCTACCAAAAGTCATCCCTTCCTCGtcctgccccccctccctcacacCGGCACCAACGGAACTGCATCCTCTTCCATCCCCAAGTTATCCCAGTTACCCCCCATTCTCTTCCTCGctatctctctctccgcGCAGTGTCATCTGGTTTCAGACTCTGGTGCCCATgtaccaccatcaccgacccAGCCCGTCGACCACCTCGGAAATGTTACCAATACTCTCATGAATCCCTGTGACGGCTGCTAGGGATTTGGAAACCCCAAGACTGAAATGCGGCGAGGTCAAAGAGGGGGGTCGTCGTAGGACAGGGGTTGGCGGTAGTGGCTATAAAAGAAATGCCTGGAGCAGGAGCCGAAGGCGAAGCCGGGAAAGAAAACAACGGAGCCTAGCACAATAAAGAGAATGCGAGAGCTGTCGTAATTCAGCTTTGCTGAGCTGTTTGCGCATTCTATTGTTTTCGTCCTTCAAGATTTCatctttttgggaggggaaaggatTCTGCCACAAGCTTGCCCTGTTCGAGTTATTGGCGGGAAAGGGCGACTTCTTAAGCTCGGCATAGAGTTCTTGTTCTGATCAAATAGACGCGCTTGCTTCTTACTGCCTCCCTACTTTCCCACATACCTGCCCGTGCTGCTTCTTACCTTAGCTTATTGGCAAACAGCAATGCAAAGAATCCGCCTGTGGTGGTTAGTGTGTTTATTGTAGCAGACAATGCTGGAATGACTGCACCGTAGGCATGATCATaggctggtggaggacaGCTGTTGGAGAGGGCGCTGCGGTCTGGCGGCAACGAGTCATGGGCCAGAGAAGGAACAGCAATGTGGCCTACACATAATCAAgggatgaggaaggaggatagTCAAGAGCCTTAACGAATAGTCGAAATGCTGAAGGGATGAATTAAGACCTTGAATGAACTTGATAGCCGTCAAAAGGTACTGGAGTAGCCTTCTCTAACTACTATTGCAAGTGTTAGAAGGGGCAGATGAGATGAATTTAACTATGCCTGTTAGGTATGGACCCATTGTGCAATACGACTGTCTATCGTAGACGCCGAGGCCAGAGAATCAGTATCACTGAGCGGAGTCGCG
This window of the Podospora pseudoanserina strain CBS 124.78 chromosome 3, whole genome shotgun sequence genome carries:
- a CDS encoding hypothetical protein (EggNog:ENOG503P0YJ; COG:S), whose translation is MNWPDISPNNATPSNGLASSNGEPPAKRPRLEREQTDREDALNRCPTKQVFPRIFKCLDTLREHGDKTPQLGRENSQNTSLETSIPKKFARISPGPIHSSSSISRPRIPPNILPNIEKPDQVRNPAKASVRQAALIPTSPIPPPRIPHLPPARVQATGRSIEEAIVIDDDSGDEAGPAPQKSAAPSLTQRRVFAPVWRHAASVPPIQLTQRRPYLYFKDRAFAVSYAHSYFDDLLSSPTDPVILHVDLTASEIQSLNDLASRVFPAEFKKKKRDGHSHLAKLLKNKKLPDTLSSVLGAWEADPNRRMLFPGREKEDLENFLKDLKNRQLNDRPASIILRKDEANRQGKFLRESKISSLLFAREIVGSRGYGSMRRPQNLDNEIRKCREDELALRAEWAGGAGDIITIVWISDDGFICGTTEHSDSHNQQYNKPGNLVLGSCSLKTIRAYPDHRIVRPIVERGENSTDAMRQSQDPWLYSSVVSSAYDAIHNRAYTSGFDCCVKVWRAEPSGASMSLLGEWKHEGNVNFVIASKHSSGMVATAADVAAGAVRVYKINEEDISGSPFGRLYCSRVTDERGNLVPTEKWAYYPATMQWGICEEVQHLLLVGYSPRSRTGDDLDIPEDRKNSGELCLWDGLTGKRLNILSAEKSNVFEVLWHPNQASFIAATSPSGLDLEPKTKTQIRIFRPTDPAEDGTAQFSAIKVLDCPALDINELTIMPNSPAYCYVTAGCTNGKVYVWDTAPGRGLVHLLEHGQPIDECEGDREKYDVGVKFTAWGTSPDRFYTGSSDGVVKVWDIRSFDKPLVRILLEAPAPIACGVFSPDKSRLVVGDASGRVFVLSVYEEDDNPKPKDKIKLPNGMMREVERPHQIIPHPEPEPPAQDAEGRALPPPEVETPWAIARAYLASGQLIMHPKRTIGAVQGPNYSSTGLFCAEAHLNGDPNAPLLGQWLCNQQEEKATSRGSSSRIHHLSLKPIREQPGLGEVHLRNMSRDVLNLDSLPEHTKRELEREVDFELLGEYTLPYEELPEMEEGDGDEDEDEDMDEL
- a CDS encoding hypothetical protein (EggNog:ENOG503PZQZ), coding for MLPDTVIFRIIKLLDIVSLECLRRAGRLFLQLFEKCYFLPANYISVNYPWARFRRYLTSQQRTTLTFLLARDLYCTDCYATELARNWAQRVHYLTKVYLHCSDCKFDHPVCLFLPSERSKGRGSRLCVGHRGFIRLCSHTVFRWSDVQRVSSTRFSWERLKCKGVNDETVVMCRDKDHMQSCQQQPNGWSFPFLCFVKSWQEGTFPLHPRVHIRKRQGISNHARTEIRQKLILYIFWMAHVDLSPNNYSLTPEMLDENLAKLRELQACREDFVKQAHVMTVCISKPGTEDTAPFCMDRTIALPW